Proteins from one Desmodus rotundus isolate HL8 chromosome 9, HLdesRot8A.1, whole genome shotgun sequence genomic window:
- the B3GNTL1 gene encoding queuosine-tRNA galactosyltransferase isoform X3, with product MMPLRVRLQLEAAVQHPASIIGCQVRREPPNSTERYTRWINQLTSDQLLTQVFTSNGPTVIMPSWFCSRAWFSHVGPFDEGGQGVPEDLLFFYDHLRKGGGVVRVDQSLLLYRYHPSAATHSVLETTIWTHRVHFLEERALPHWATFTIWNAGRQGRRLYRSLTAKAQRKVVAFCDVDENKIKKGFYCYEDSKERPKPRVPILHFQAARPPFVICVKLDLTGGAFEDNLRSLHLQEGRDFLHFS from the exons ATCATAGGTTGCCAGGTGAGGAGAGAGCCCCCCAACTCCACGGAACGATACACGCGTTGGATTAACCAGCTGACGTCCGACCAGCTTCTCACACAG GTTTTTACCTCCAACGGCCCAACCGTGATCATGCCCTCCTGGTTCTGCTCTCGAGCATGGTTTTCACACGTGGGCCCCTTTGACGAGGGTGGGCAG GGCGTGCCCGAGGACCTGCTGTTCTTCTACGACCACCTCCGAAAGGGTGGCGGGGTTGTCCGCGTGGACCAGAGCCTCCTTCTCTACCGCTACCACCCCAGCGCAGCCACACACTCCGTCCTCGA GACCACTATCTGGACCCACCGTGTCCACTTCCTGGAAGAACGGGCTTTGCCACACTGGGCGACCTTCACCATTTGGAACGCAGGCAGGCAGGGCCGTCGACTCTACCGCAGCCTCACGGCAAAGGCGCAGCGCAAG GTGGTCGCCTTTTGTGACGTGGATGAGAACAAGATCAAAAAGGGATTTTACTGCTACGAGGACTCTAAG GAAAGGCCCAAGCCCCGGGTGCCCATTCTGCACTTCCAAGCAGCCCGGCCGCCCTTCGTCATCTGTGTGAAGCTG GACCTGACAGGGGGCGCGTTTGAGGACAACCTGAGGTCGCTGCACCTGCAGGAGGGCCGAGACTTCCTCCACTTCAGCTGA